From the genome of Hymenobacter sp. PAMC 26628, one region includes:
- a CDS encoding helix-turn-helix domain-containing protein translates to MEPVNIVQGTRCLYQEKIVRIQSHVDFQTVVGEYEATGATVVMPVKDLYPLTASAEAPHDVFLSVPADAYAEAQRRLEIIQPLLHVVASAALVAQVAESHGVGRSTIRRWLGRYKKGGTVVALVNKERTGGRGVSRLAPAVEAVLQQVILTHYPTLQAKAAAHVFEELQRKFHGSPLRLPSDKTLRARLNQMDLQTQEAKRFGARAAKERFAPTRPTTLQANYPLAVVQLDHALLNIVLVHEETRQQMCRPWLTIATDVYSRMVVGFYLAFEEPGAGGTGLCLAHAILPKETWLSERDVIGEWPCWGLMEALHLDNAKEFHGTMLQRASEHYGIKLLYRPPRRPEYGGNVERLIKTIKFHVRRLPGALVIPPAGVAGRSCPNARSSPCPRWSNGWPHTS, encoded by the coding sequence GTGGAACCCGTCAACATCGTTCAAGGCACCCGCTGCCTTTACCAAGAAAAAATCGTTCGTATCCAGAGCCACGTTGACTTTCAAACCGTGGTGGGAGAATATGAGGCCACTGGGGCAACGGTTGTTATGCCTGTCAAGGACTTGTATCCGCTCACGGCTTCTGCGGAAGCGCCGCACGACGTCTTCCTAAGCGTGCCCGCCGACGCTTATGCAGAAGCGCAACGCAGGCTCGAAATTATCCAGCCGCTTTTACACGTCGTTGCCTCGGCGGCTCTAGTAGCCCAAGTGGCCGAATCTCATGGGGTTGGCCGTTCAACCATCCGGCGTTGGTTGGGGCGCTACAAAAAGGGCGGCACCGTCGTAGCATTAGTGAATAAGGAACGCACGGGCGGACGCGGCGTTTCCCGGTTGGCACCCGCCGTGGAAGCGGTCCTCCAGCAAGTGATTCTAACCCATTACCCGACCTTGCAGGCAAAGGCTGCAGCACATGTTTTTGAGGAGTTGCAACGAAAATTCCACGGCTCCCCGCTACGGCTGCCGTCAGATAAAACGTTACGGGCCCGATTGAATCAAATGGACCTGCAAACCCAAGAAGCGAAACGCTTCGGGGCGCGGGCCGCGAAGGAGCGCTTTGCGCCAACGCGGCCCACTACCCTGCAAGCGAATTACCCGCTGGCGGTCGTGCAACTCGACCACGCCCTGCTGAACATCGTGCTGGTGCACGAAGAGACCCGCCAACAAATGTGCCGCCCCTGGTTAACCATTGCGACGGATGTATACTCCCGTATGGTCGTCGGTTTTTACCTCGCTTTTGAAGAGCCCGGCGCGGGGGGCACCGGCTTGTGCTTGGCTCATGCCATTCTGCCCAAGGAAACGTGGTTAAGCGAACGGGACGTAATCGGGGAGTGGCCCTGCTGGGGCCTGATGGAGGCCTTACATCTCGACAACGCCAAAGAATTTCACGGCACCATGCTGCAACGGGCCAGCGAACACTACGGCATCAAACTGCTGTATCGTCCCCCCAGACGCCCCGAATACGGTGGAAACGTCGAGCGCTTAATCAAAACCATTAAATTTCACGTGCGTCGCTTACCCGGGGCCTTGGTTATCCCCCCCGCGGGCGTCGCCGGCCGGTCATGCCCCAACGCGCGGTCTTCTCCCTGCCCGAGATGGAGCAATGGCTGGCCACATACTTCGTGA
- a CDS encoding tyrosine-type recombinase/integrase, whose translation MATLTGYLTHLADQQKKLSTIRHHVTAIQQRHHLRQLPSVVGTPALNKVLRAIAKKADKTLRQVPAFTVEHLKRCIAQLDLATATGLRDRAILLIGFASACRRSELMALNIEDFMFGDEHLLVRINRSKTVQNGAAEAKVLFYAENPLFCPITAYRQWLERLDGRLEGPVFVSIQRGRTPGTGRPTLKRLSEKSMNNVVRKHLGEFAENVPYTAQSLRVSFIMTAKLAGQNNYFIMNQTNHKTESFSARYTGLTSEVKKSAGNVLGL comes from the coding sequence TTGGCCACCCTGACGGGCTACCTGACGCACCTCGCGGACCAGCAAAAAAAGCTATCCACCATTCGGCATCACGTAACGGCCATCCAGCAACGCCACCACTTGCGCCAGCTTCCGTCAGTCGTTGGCACCCCCGCGCTGAATAAGGTGCTGCGCGCCATCGCGAAGAAAGCGGACAAGACCCTACGGCAGGTCCCCGCTTTTACAGTTGAGCACCTCAAGCGTTGCATTGCGCAACTCGACCTGGCCACCGCCACCGGCCTGCGCGACCGGGCCATTTTGCTGATAGGCTTTGCCAGCGCTTGTCGCCGGTCGGAACTCATGGCTCTTAACATTGAAGATTTCATGTTTGGCGATGAGCACCTACTGGTTCGCATTAACCGCAGCAAAACCGTCCAAAACGGGGCTGCTGAAGCAAAAGTCCTTTTCTACGCAGAAAACCCCCTTTTTTGCCCCATTACCGCTTATCGACAATGGCTCGAACGACTCGACGGTCGACTAGAGGGACCGGTCTTCGTCTCCATTCAACGCGGCCGCACACCGGGCACAGGCCGGCCCACGCTCAAGCGCTTATCGGAAAAGAGTATGAACAACGTCGTGCGTAAACACTTGGGTGAATTCGCCGAGAACGTGCCCTATACGGCGCAATCCTTGCGGGTTTCTTTTATTATGACGGCTAAGCTCGCGGGGCAGAATAATTACTTTATTATGAATCAGACCAACCACAAGACGGAGTCCTTCTCAGCTCGTTACACCGGCTTAACCTCGGAAGTAAAAAAAAGCGCTGGGAATGTCCTTGGCTTGTGA
- a CDS encoding response regulator, whose translation MKTILLIEDDAFIRENTAELLTLAGYAVQAAENGKLGVEQALADKPDLVVCDIMMPLLDGYGVLQIFNQNAQLAGVPFIFLTAKTERTDQRRGMELGADDYLTKPFSETELLSAISGRLARFQHLKPDYDLRTGGLGEFLDDARAVGQLEGLSADRRAHAVRRKQDIYNEGDEPARVYFVQAGRVKTVKTTDGGKELITGLYGPGEFFGYLALLEHTTHGDSAVALDDAELVYIPADDFRQLLLRNAAVGQQFIRLLAGRVREREQQLLAMAYNSIRRRVADTLLHLHAQTSADPTASIQLARDDMAAMVGTAPESLIRTLSEFNQNGLIELTPKNIRVLQPEKLRRAHW comes from the coding sequence ATGAAAACGATTCTGCTGATTGAGGACGATGCGTTTATCCGCGAAAACACCGCCGAGCTGCTCACCCTGGCCGGCTACGCCGTGCAAGCCGCCGAAAACGGCAAGCTCGGGGTCGAACAAGCGCTGGCCGACAAGCCCGACCTAGTGGTCTGCGACATCATGATGCCGTTACTCGACGGCTACGGCGTGCTCCAGATTTTCAACCAGAACGCGCAGCTGGCGGGCGTGCCCTTCATCTTCCTGACGGCCAAAACCGAGCGCACCGACCAGCGCCGCGGCATGGAGCTGGGTGCCGACGACTACCTCACAAAGCCCTTCAGCGAGACGGAATTGCTGAGCGCCATCAGCGGCCGGCTGGCCCGGTTTCAGCACCTCAAGCCCGACTACGACCTGCGCACCGGCGGCCTGGGCGAGTTTCTGGACGATGCCCGCGCCGTGGGCCAGCTCGAAGGCCTTTCGGCCGACCGCCGCGCCCACGCCGTGCGCCGCAAGCAGGACATTTATAACGAGGGCGACGAGCCGGCGCGCGTCTACTTCGTGCAAGCCGGCCGGGTAAAAACCGTAAAAACCACTGACGGCGGCAAGGAGCTGATAACCGGCCTCTACGGCCCCGGCGAGTTTTTTGGCTACCTGGCCCTGCTGGAGCACACCACCCACGGCGACTCGGCCGTGGCCCTGGACGATGCGGAGCTGGTGTACATCCCGGCCGATGACTTTCGGCAATTATTGCTGCGCAATGCGGCCGTGGGCCAGCAGTTTATCCGCCTGCTAGCGGGCCGGGTGCGCGAGCGCGAGCAGCAGCTGCTGGCGATGGCCTATAACTCCATCCGCCGCCGCGTGGCCGACACCCTGCTGCACCTGCACGCCCAAACCAGCGCCGACCCCACCGCCAGCATCCAGCTCGCCCGCGACGACATGGCCGCCATGGTGGGCACGGCCCCCGAGTCGCTTATCCGCACCCTGAGCGAGTTCAACCAAAACGGTTTGATTGAGCTGACGCCTAAGAACATCCGGGTGTTGCAGCCCGAGAAGCTGCGCCGGGCGCATTGGTAG
- a CDS encoding sensor histidine kinase, translating into MLPVPYTPVLANLLYTHSREFVGIYDVALGWFTQVNPAAVQLLGYASEAEFLADPDHSLRSPPWTTDEWRTLCELTQREGHHEQEAAIRRHTGEPVQAYLRLTYFEAGGQHALLVCMAAQSPIQRAERALAHSVRRFEAVFTNATIGIIVCDQAGSMVSANGLAGELFGYAPAELLGQRIEVLVPDAAGFHHEQLRASFNHDPQVRSMGAHRALDGQRQDGSVFPVEVSLSYFYLDEELYVVAYILDTTVKHAAEQELLTQQQHVTRLNADLEQKVADRTHALLNTLEQLEKRGQELAQALAAEQELGELKSRFVSMASHEFRTPLTAVLTSATLIGKYPGGDQQPQRVRHLDRIHTSVNHLNAILEEFLSVGRIEEGKVETHSATFDLNTLLTETLADVQSLRKPGQTIVHQVACPDPFRLDSSLLRKILVNLLSNALKYSGENSVVTVQAACRDNQLVVSVADQGVGISPEDQAHLFERFFRARNVSTVPGTGLGLYIIARYLELMGGTIDLQSTLGQGTTVTVTIPYENDSAD; encoded by the coding sequence ATGCTGCCCGTTCCCTACACCCCCGTGCTCGCCAACCTGCTCTACACGCACTCGCGCGAGTTTGTGGGCATCTATGACGTGGCCCTCGGGTGGTTTACGCAGGTGAATCCTGCGGCGGTGCAACTACTGGGCTACGCCTCGGAGGCCGAGTTTCTGGCCGACCCCGACCACTCGCTGCGCTCCCCACCCTGGACCACCGACGAGTGGCGTACCCTCTGCGAACTGACCCAGCGTGAGGGCCACCACGAGCAGGAGGCCGCCATCCGGCGCCACACCGGCGAGCCGGTGCAGGCCTACCTGCGGCTCACCTATTTTGAGGCAGGGGGCCAGCACGCGCTGCTGGTGTGCATGGCTGCGCAGAGTCCCATCCAGCGGGCCGAGCGGGCGCTGGCCCACAGCGTGCGCCGCTTTGAGGCCGTGTTTACCAACGCCACCATCGGCATCATCGTCTGCGACCAGGCCGGTAGCATGGTGTCGGCCAACGGCTTGGCTGGCGAGCTGTTTGGCTACGCGCCGGCCGAGCTGCTGGGCCAGCGCATCGAGGTGCTGGTGCCCGATGCCGCTGGTTTCCACCACGAGCAGCTGCGCGCCTCCTTCAACCACGACCCGCAGGTGCGCAGCATGGGCGCGCACCGCGCCTTGGATGGCCAACGCCAGGACGGCTCGGTTTTTCCGGTCGAGGTGAGCCTGAGCTACTTCTACCTCGATGAGGAGCTCTACGTGGTGGCCTACATTCTGGATACGACGGTGAAGCACGCTGCTGAGCAGGAGCTGCTTACCCAGCAGCAGCACGTTACCCGCCTCAACGCCGACCTGGAGCAGAAAGTGGCCGACCGCACCCACGCCCTGCTCAACACCCTGGAGCAGCTCGAAAAGCGGGGCCAGGAGCTGGCCCAGGCCCTGGCCGCCGAGCAGGAGTTGGGCGAGCTCAAGTCGCGCTTCGTGAGCATGGCCTCGCACGAGTTTCGCACGCCCCTCACGGCGGTGCTCACCTCGGCCACGCTCATCGGCAAGTACCCCGGCGGCGACCAGCAGCCCCAGCGCGTGCGGCACCTCGACCGCATCCACACCTCCGTCAACCACCTGAATGCCATTCTGGAAGAGTTTCTGTCCGTGGGCCGCATTGAGGAGGGTAAGGTTGAAACTCACTCCGCCACCTTCGACCTGAATACGCTGCTCACCGAAACCCTGGCCGATGTGCAGAGCCTGCGCAAGCCCGGCCAAACCATCGTGCACCAAGTGGCCTGCCCCGACCCGTTTCGGCTCGACTCGTCGCTGCTGCGCAAGATTTTGGTGAATCTGCTCTCGAATGCCCTCAAGTATTCGGGCGAAAACTCGGTGGTCACGGTGCAGGCCGCTTGCCGTGATAACCAGCTAGTGGTCAGTGTGGCCGACCAGGGCGTGGGCATTTCGCCCGAAGACCAGGCCCACCTGTTCGAACGCTTTTTTCGGGCGCGCAACGTGAGCACCGTGCCCGGCACCGGGCTGGGGCTCTACATCATCGCCCGCTATCTGGAGCTGATGGGCGGCACGATTGATTTGCAAAGCACGCTGGGCCAGGGCACTACCGTCACCGTCACCATTCCCTATGAAAACGATTCTGCTGATTGA
- a CDS encoding MlaE family ABC transporter permease, with product MSVTSLLAETGTIAQFAGRFFREGFRPRYEVQEFLYQCYVVGYQSLPLVGITGFIMGLVLTLRLRPTMVQFGAASWIPVMVGLTIIQELSPIITGLMVAGKVGSNIGAELSSMRVTEQIDAMDVSGTNPFKYLVVTRVLATTLMVPVLTLLSDAIGLFAAFVGVNMQGSTTMTLFINHIVGRLTFGQVLPAVVKTFFFGFAIGLISCYKGYYASNDTAGVGRAANSAVVAGSLAVFLLDLVAVLVSTALGLI from the coding sequence GTGTCCGTTACCTCCCTGCTTGCCGAAACCGGCACCATCGCCCAGTTTGCGGGGCGGTTTTTCCGCGAGGGGTTTCGGCCGCGCTACGAGGTGCAGGAGTTTCTGTACCAGTGCTACGTAGTGGGCTACCAGTCGCTGCCGCTGGTGGGCATCACGGGCTTCATCATGGGGCTGGTGCTCACGCTGCGGTTGCGGCCCACGATGGTGCAGTTCGGGGCCGCGTCGTGGATTCCGGTGATGGTGGGCCTCACCATCATTCAGGAGCTGAGCCCCATCATCACGGGCCTGATGGTGGCCGGCAAGGTCGGCTCCAACATCGGGGCCGAGTTGAGCTCGATGCGCGTGACCGAGCAGATTGACGCCATGGACGTGTCGGGCACCAACCCGTTTAAGTACCTGGTCGTCACGCGGGTGTTGGCCACTACGCTCATGGTGCCGGTGCTCACGCTGCTCTCCGATGCCATCGGGCTGTTCGCGGCCTTCGTGGGCGTCAATATGCAGGGCTCGACCACGATGACGCTATTTATTAACCATATCGTGGGCCGCCTCACCTTCGGCCAGGTGCTGCCGGCGGTAGTCAAAACCTTCTTTTTCGGCTTTGCCATCGGCCTCATCAGCTGCTACAAGGGCTACTACGCCAGCAACGACACCGCCGGTGTGGGCCGCGCCGCCAACTCGGCCGTGGTGGCCGGCTCGCTGGCGGTTTTCCTGCTCGACCTGGTGGCGGTGCTGGTGAGCACGGCGCTGGGACTTATTTAA
- a CDS encoding ABC transporter ATP-binding protein, protein MLSTPSPAAAVATPLAGPGAALTVAGVSLAFGDNHVLQDFSLTLNRGENVVVMGKSGAGKSVLIKCIIGLLRPDAGTITVLGQDVGALDHAGLDRLRTKLGFLFQSNALYDSMTVRENLLFPLRRQWLAHTPAQEADLVKQALDDVGLADTAELLPAALSGGMRKRIALARTLILRPAIILYDEPTTGLDPITAREIDHLIRAVQSKYNTSALIISHDLACVRLTADRVALLAEGRCYAEGTYAEVSANADPKVHDFFV, encoded by the coding sequence ATGCTGTCTACCCCTTCTCCAGCCGCCGCCGTTGCTACCCCACTCGCCGGGCCCGGGGCTGCGCTGACGGTAGCCGGGGTTAGCCTGGCGTTTGGTGACAACCACGTGCTGCAAGACTTTTCGCTGACGCTGAACCGGGGCGAAAACGTGGTGGTAATGGGCAAGTCGGGTGCCGGCAAGTCGGTGCTCATCAAGTGCATCATCGGGCTGCTGCGGCCCGATGCGGGCACCATCACGGTGCTGGGCCAGGACGTGGGGGCCCTCGACCACGCCGGCCTCGACCGGCTGCGCACCAAGCTGGGCTTCCTCTTCCAGAGCAATGCCCTCTACGACTCCATGACGGTGCGCGAAAACTTGCTTTTCCCGCTGCGCCGCCAGTGGCTGGCCCACACCCCGGCCCAGGAAGCCGACCTGGTCAAGCAGGCCCTCGACGACGTGGGCCTGGCCGATACCGCCGAGCTGCTGCCCGCCGCCCTTTCGGGCGGCATGCGCAAGCGCATCGCACTGGCCCGCACGCTCATTCTGCGGCCCGCCATTATTCTCTACGACGAGCCCACCACCGGCCTCGACCCCATCACGGCCCGCGAAATTGACCACCTCATCCGGGCCGTACAATCCAAGTACAACACCTCCGCTCTCATCATTTCACACGACCTGGCCTGCGTGCGCCTCACCGCCGACCGCGTGGCGCTGCTCGCCGAGGGCCGCTGCTACGCCGAGGGCACCTACGCCGAAGTGAGCGCAAATGCCGACCCGAAAGTACACGACTTTTTTGTCTGA
- a CDS encoding MlaD family protein encodes MPQNSPGNAVRLGLFTVLGVGFLLALLYLMGRQQSLFGHNLVVQADFRNVSGLLTGNSVRLGGINVGSVKAIDLLNDSTVRVAMSLSKDAQGFVRQNAVATIGTDGLVGNTIINLTAQTAPAPAVRAGDVLRTKTPASIDAMLGTLDISNKNLVVITQSLRRMTTKLDTSTLWQLLNDQQLPANVRQSLGHIVAASAQLHHAATDAAQLTQGVRQGRGPLGYLLTDNALPTQLGHAGRQLARTTDTLAATVGSLRHQLLAGRGPAHTLLADTAAARQVRQSLRNVQQSTQKLDQSMTALQHNFLLRGYFKKQAKQKARAAADSAAHPGR; translated from the coding sequence ATGCCCCAAAACTCCCCCGGTAATGCAGTGCGCCTCGGCTTATTTACAGTACTGGGGGTGGGATTCCTGCTGGCGCTGCTGTACCTGATGGGCCGCCAGCAGAGCCTGTTTGGCCACAACCTGGTGGTGCAGGCCGATTTTCGCAACGTGTCGGGCCTGCTTACGGGCAACAGCGTACGCCTGGGCGGCATCAACGTAGGCAGCGTCAAGGCCATTGATTTGCTGAACGACAGCACCGTGCGCGTGGCCATGAGCCTGAGCAAAGATGCCCAGGGCTTTGTGCGCCAAAACGCGGTGGCCACCATCGGTACCGACGGGCTGGTGGGCAACACCATTATCAACCTCACGGCCCAGACTGCCCCCGCCCCGGCCGTGCGGGCGGGCGACGTGCTGCGCACCAAAACCCCGGCCAGTATCGACGCCATGCTTGGCACGCTCGACATCTCGAATAAGAACCTGGTCGTCATCACCCAAAGTCTGCGCCGGATGACCACCAAGCTTGACACCAGCACCCTCTGGCAATTGCTGAACGACCAGCAATTGCCCGCCAACGTGCGACAAAGCTTGGGCCACATCGTGGCCGCCAGCGCCCAGCTGCACCACGCCGCCACCGATGCCGCGCAGCTCACACAGGGCGTGCGCCAGGGCCGGGGGCCCCTGGGTTACCTCTTGACCGATAACGCATTGCCGACCCAGCTGGGGCACGCCGGCCGGCAGCTGGCCCGCACCACCGATACACTGGCCGCCACTGTGGGGAGCCTGCGGCACCAGCTACTGGCCGGCCGCGGCCCCGCCCACACGCTGCTGGCCGACACGGCCGCCGCCCGGCAGGTGCGCCAGAGCCTACGCAACGTGCAGCAGAGCACTCAGAAGCTCGACCAGAGCATGACGGCCTTGCAGCACAACTTCCTGCTGCGCGGCTATTTTAAGAAGCAGGCCAAGCAAAAAGCCCGGGCGGCCGCCGACTCAGCGGCTCACCCAGGGCGGTAG
- a CDS encoding BLUF domain-containing protein: MGLYHLLYLSQARQPFDTAALTTLLHQARAFNREHHLSGLLLHTPDGRFLQILEGEEDVVRTLYYNHIVADPRHHRCRLLGAGACAERSFADWNMGFRIANATELHALLAAAAPAERVLFAPQPRVRPELLQVLLNFVANHEFEPDGYL, translated from the coding sequence ATGGGCCTTTACCACCTTCTTTACCTCAGCCAGGCGCGGCAGCCGTTTGATACGGCGGCGCTCACCACCCTGCTGCACCAGGCCCGCGCTTTCAACCGCGAGCATCACCTTTCGGGCCTGCTGCTGCACACGCCCGATGGGCGGTTTTTGCAGATTCTGGAGGGAGAGGAGGATGTGGTGCGGACCTTATATTACAACCACATCGTGGCCGACCCGCGCCACCACCGCTGCCGCTTGCTGGGGGCCGGGGCCTGCGCCGAGCGCAGCTTTGCCGACTGGAACATGGGCTTCCGCATAGCCAACGCCACGGAGCTGCACGCGCTGCTGGCGGCCGCTGCTCCTGCCGAACGCGTGTTATTCGCCCCGCAGCCCCGCGTGCGCCCCGAGCTCTTGCAGGTGCTGCTGAACTTCGTGGCCAACCACGAATTCGAGCCCGATGGTTACTTATAG
- a CDS encoding general stress protein, with the protein MKNEPVLSILYDTHEQAEQAVEDLQVSGYPLKQLSIVGQGSHTEEKVVGYYNMGDRMLNWGGTGAFWGSIWSLLFGSAFFLVPGVGPVLLAGPIVAALLLALEGAVAGGTLSALAGALASTGIPENSVLDYETQIKAGKYLLIAHGKAAEVARAREILGVGELASA; encoded by the coding sequence ATGAAGAACGAACCCGTCCTTTCCATTCTCTACGATACGCACGAGCAAGCCGAGCAGGCTGTGGAAGACCTGCAGGTAAGCGGCTACCCCCTCAAGCAGCTCTCCATCGTGGGCCAGGGCTCGCACACCGAAGAAAAGGTGGTGGGCTACTACAACATGGGCGACCGGATGCTGAACTGGGGCGGCACCGGCGCGTTTTGGGGCAGCATCTGGAGCCTGTTGTTTGGTTCCGCCTTCTTCCTGGTGCCGGGGGTAGGGCCGGTGCTACTGGCCGGGCCGATAGTAGCTGCGCTGCTGCTAGCCCTCGAAGGGGCCGTGGCCGGTGGCACCCTCAGCGCGCTGGCCGGAGCGCTGGCCAGCACCGGCATCCCCGAAAACAGCGTGCTCGACTACGAGACGCAAATCAAGGCCGGCAAATACCTGCTCATCGCCCACGGCAAGGCCGCCGAGGTGGCCCGTGCCCGCGAAATCCTGGGCGTAGGCGAACTCGCGTCGGCATAG
- a CDS encoding transposase: MKNAATATGQPVGFDAGKLVKGRKRLVLTDTLGNLLANRVLPANAADGPAAIAFWDEVAAAHDLLGQVQVVFVDSSFNGVFREHLAQRYGIRVEKPAHVLVEKTNFCMHAWRWIVERTFAWLSANRRLSTEYDRSLRHANAWICLANIRRVLKFC; the protein is encoded by the coding sequence GTGAAAAACGCGGCCACGGCCACGGGCCAGCCGGTGGGCTTCGACGCGGGCAAGCTCGTCAAGGGCCGCAAGCGTCTGGTGCTGACCGACACGCTGGGCAACCTCCTGGCCAACCGCGTGTTGCCCGCCAACGCGGCCGATGGCCCGGCCGCCATCGCCTTCTGGGACGAGGTGGCCGCCGCCCACGACTTGCTGGGCCAGGTGCAGGTCGTGTTCGTCGACAGCTCGTTTAACGGCGTTTTTCGCGAGCACCTGGCCCAGCGCTACGGCATCCGCGTCGAGAAACCGGCGCATGTGCTGGTGGAGAAAACGAATTTCTGCATGCATGCCTGGCGTTGGATTGTCGAGCGCACCTTTGCCTGGCTCAGCGCTAATCGTAGATTATCAACGGAATACGACCGAAGTTTACGCCATGCCAACGCCTGGATTTGCTTGGCCAATATCAGGCGGGTGCTCAAATTCTGCTAA